In a single window of the Alphaproteobacteria bacterium genome:
- the ilvC gene encoding ketol-acid reductoisomerase, translating into MSLTVYYDKDADLEIIKSKNIAIIGYGSQAHAHAKNLRDSGVQNIKIALRSGSASKAKAEADGFTVISNKEAAEFADVLMMLAPDESQAEIYTNDLKDNLKQGATLMFAHGLNIHFKLIEAREDLDVCMVAPKGPGHTVRGEYEKKGGVPCLIALAQDVSGNTKALALSYASAIGGGRSGIIETSFKEECETDLFGEQAVLCGGVTSLIQKGFETLTEAGYAPEMAYFECLHEMKLIVDLLYEGGIANMRYSISNTAEYGDFVSGAEVVDDGCKKRMKEVLTKIQNGEFVKEYMADAKQGFPKMNKMRTLAKAHQIEEVGEKLREMMPWITQNKLVS; encoded by the coding sequence ATGTCACTCACAGTATATTACGACAAAGATGCTGATTTGGAAATAATAAAATCTAAAAATATTGCAATTATTGGTTATGGTTCACAAGCGCATGCGCACGCAAAGAATTTACGCGATTCAGGAGTTCAAAATATCAAAATAGCATTAAGATCAGGTTCTGCTTCCAAAGCTAAAGCAGAAGCAGATGGTTTTACCGTTATTTCAAATAAAGAAGCTGCAGAATTTGCAGATGTTCTAATGATGCTTGCACCAGATGAGTCTCAAGCAGAAATTTACACAAATGATTTAAAAGATAATTTAAAACAAGGAGCTACTCTAATGTTTGCACATGGTTTAAATATACATTTTAAGTTAATCGAAGCAAGAGAAGATCTAGATGTTTGTATGGTTGCACCAAAAGGACCAGGACACACTGTTAGAGGTGAGTATGAGAAAAAAGGTGGCGTACCATGTTTAATTGCACTTGCCCAAGATGTATCAGGCAACACTAAAGCTTTAGCATTATCATATGCATCGGCAATTGGTGGTGGTAGATCAGGGATCATAGAAACCAGTTTCAAAGAAGAATGTGAGACTGACCTTTTTGGCGAGCAAGCTGTATTATGTGGAGGAGTTACTTCACTGATTCAAAAAGGTTTTGAAACTTTGACAGAAGCAGGTTATGCACCGGAAATGGCTTATTTTGAATGTTTACATGAAATGAAGTTAATTGTAGATTTGCTTTATGAAGGTGGTATTGCAAATATGCGCTACTCAATTTCTAATACCGCAGAATATGGAGATTTTGTAAGCGGAGCTGAAGTTGTAGATGATGGCTGCAAAAAGCGTATGAAAGAAGTTTTAACTAAAATTCAAAATGGTGAATTTGTTAAAGAATATATGGCTGATGCTAAACAAGGTTTTCCTAAAATGAATAAAATGAGAACTTTAGCTAAAGCACATCAAATAGAAGAAGTAGGAGAGAAATTGCGTGAGATGATGCCTTGGATTACACAGAATAAACTGGTTTCCTAA
- a CDS encoding ankyrin repeat domain-containing protein, whose translation QVTYDDKLDVLAEDNLIIDEAEISSITQEQVTYDDKLDVLAEDGLIIDETKISSISKDPVTHDDKLDALAEDNLIIDEAEVSSITQDLVANNDKLNFTSVESDLIADPTKDISKMANEVVEVDNTDDAAFIDNKNESSNIKKETDLFALDQDEFDIVKLTENKKQYIEEVKVNQIEDINLEDSTKVREELTKTILTIDVIKKAAQEKSTIKAEKPNKISEPDFSFVKISKKPKLSYKTVTPHPLLTYNSTHQLDNISSKAELYQLLFAAIDMDNITILPALSNLININEQVTIAGQSPIIYAVNRGNVNIIRKLISLGYPLNLRDDYGNAAIHIAIIQQRVDILTELIIGGADINVVNAVYRRPINLAYDLRNEQIISLLRKVGAIGSRAHNNFR comes from the coding sequence CAAGTTACTTATGATGACAAACTAGATGTTTTAGCAGAAGATAATTTAATCATAGATGAAGCAGAGATTAGTTCAATCACTCAAGAGCAAGTTACTTATGATGACAAACTAGATGTTTTAGCAGAAGATGGTTTAATCATAGATGAAACAAAAATTAGCTCAATCAGCAAAGACCCAGTTACTCATGATGATAAGCTAGATGCTTTAGCAGAAGATAACTTAATTATAGATGAAGCAGAAGTTAGCTCAATCACTCAAGATCTAGTTGCTAATAACGACAAGTTAAATTTTACTTCTGTTGAAAGCGACCTAATAGCTGACCCCACAAAAGACATTTCCAAAATGGCTAACGAAGTTGTTGAAGTAGATAATACAGATGATGCGGCCTTTATAGATAACAAAAACGAATCATCTAATATAAAAAAAGAGACGGATCTATTTGCTTTAGATCAAGATGAATTTGATATTGTTAAATTAACTGAAAATAAAAAGCAGTATATTGAAGAAGTTAAGGTTAACCAGATTGAAGATATTAATCTAGAAGATAGCACCAAAGTGCGCGAAGAGCTAACAAAAACTATTCTTACCATAGATGTTATAAAAAAGGCAGCTCAAGAAAAAAGCACTATTAAAGCTGAAAAACCAAATAAAATATCTGAACCAGATTTTTCATTTGTAAAAATAAGTAAGAAACCTAAGCTTTCATATAAAACTGTTACCCCACATCCGTTACTTACTTATAATTCTACACATCAATTAGATAATATTTCATCGAAAGCAGAGTTATATCAACTATTATTTGCTGCAATTGACATGGATAATATAACTATACTTCCTGCTTTGAGTAACTTAATAAATATTAATGAGCAAGTAACTATAGCAGGACAATCACCCATAATATATGCTGTAAACCGTGGAAATGTCAACATTATACGCAAATTAATATCTTTAGGATACCCCTTGAATCTTCGCGATGATTATGGTAATGCAGCTATACATATAGCTATTATACAACAACGAGTAGATATTTTAACAGAGCTAATTATTGGTGGAGCAGATATTAATGTTGTAAATGCTGTATATAGGAGACCAATTAATCTAGCTTATGATCTGAGAAATGAACAAATAATTTCTTTACTACGCAAAGTTGGTGCTATTGGCTCAAGAGCGCATAATAATTTCAGGTAA